The proteins below are encoded in one region of Arthrobacter sp. CJ23:
- the dhaK gene encoding dihydroxyacetone kinase subunit DhaK — MKKLINDPRAVVDESVEGFGMAHAELVDVHPEPKFVLRKGAPVSGKVALVSGGGSGHEPLHAGFVGPGMLDAAVPGAVFTSPTPDQIIPATVAVDGGAGVVHIVKNYTGDVLNFETAAEMAQAEGVSVRTVLVNDDVAVEDSLYTAGRRGVGGTVMVEKIAGAAAERGDALDAVTEIAERVVRNIRTMGVALTGCIVPHAGVPSFELAEDEIEIGIGIHGEPGRHRIAMEGADAITGRLLDPVMEDLGITAGDKVLLFVNGMGGTPLSELYIVYRRAAQLLAEKGATVERSLVGNYVTSLEMQGCSITVLRLDDELTALWDAPVHTAALRWGM, encoded by the coding sequence ATGAAAAAGCTGATCAATGATCCCCGCGCGGTAGTGGACGAGTCCGTCGAGGGGTTCGGCATGGCGCATGCCGAGCTCGTGGACGTCCACCCCGAACCAAAGTTTGTCCTCCGCAAGGGGGCGCCCGTGTCCGGCAAGGTGGCACTGGTGTCCGGTGGCGGCAGCGGACACGAGCCCCTGCACGCCGGTTTCGTGGGACCCGGAATGCTCGACGCCGCCGTGCCGGGCGCCGTCTTCACCTCACCGACGCCTGACCAGATCATTCCGGCAACAGTGGCCGTGGACGGCGGCGCCGGTGTGGTGCACATCGTCAAGAACTACACCGGAGACGTCCTGAACTTCGAAACCGCGGCCGAGATGGCCCAGGCCGAGGGTGTCAGCGTGCGGACCGTGCTGGTGAACGACGACGTCGCGGTGGAGGATTCCCTGTACACGGCAGGCCGCCGCGGCGTGGGCGGAACCGTGATGGTGGAGAAGATCGCCGGCGCCGCCGCGGAACGCGGCGACGCCTTGGACGCCGTCACCGAGATTGCCGAGCGCGTGGTCCGGAACATCCGCACCATGGGCGTGGCGCTGACCGGCTGCATCGTTCCGCACGCCGGCGTGCCCAGCTTCGAGCTGGCAGAGGACGAGATCGAGATCGGGATCGGCATCCACGGAGAGCCGGGCAGGCACCGGATCGCGATGGAAGGCGCCGATGCCATCACCGGCCGCCTCCTGGACCCGGTGATGGAAGACCTGGGCATCACCGCCGGCGACAAGGTGCTGCTCTTCGTGAACGGCATGGGCGGCACGCCCCTGAGCGAGCTCTACATCGTCTACCGCCGGGCCGCGCAGCTGCTCGCGGAGAAGGGCGCCACCGTGGAGCGGTCACTGGTGGGCAACTACGTCACCTCGCTGGAAATGCAGGGCTGCTCCATCACCGTCCTCCGCCTGGATGATGAACTCACGGCCCTCTGGGACGCGCCCGTGCACACGGCCGCCCTGCGATGGGGAATGTAG
- the dhaL gene encoding dihydroxyacetone kinase subunit DhaL: protein MGNVGVGLGLAWAVEWLRLSAQLMEEHRTELIELDRPIGDSDHGENMDRGFKAVLQKLQDAPPASPGAALKLAAMTLMSTVGGAAGPLYGTAYLRAATSIGDAAELDAAALAAALVAGRDGIVARGKAESGDKTMVDAWTPAVEAAEAAAAGGDTTAVLVAAAEAAEAGAVATDPLIARKGRASYLGERSAGHRDPGAASSALLLRAAATAAASQESAGAAGNGAA from the coding sequence ATGGGGAATGTAGGCGTGGGGCTGGGGCTTGCCTGGGCCGTGGAATGGCTGCGGCTTTCCGCGCAGCTCATGGAAGAACACCGCACGGAGCTCATTGAACTGGACCGGCCAATCGGCGATTCCGACCACGGCGAAAACATGGACCGCGGTTTCAAGGCCGTGCTCCAGAAACTGCAGGACGCCCCGCCGGCGTCCCCGGGCGCCGCGCTGAAGCTGGCGGCCATGACGCTCATGTCCACGGTGGGCGGGGCTGCCGGGCCGCTGTACGGCACCGCCTACCTGCGGGCTGCCACGTCGATCGGGGATGCGGCCGAGCTTGACGCAGCCGCGCTCGCGGCCGCCCTGGTGGCCGGCCGGGACGGCATCGTAGCCCGCGGGAAGGCCGAAAGCGGCGACAAGACCATGGTGGATGCCTGGACTCCGGCGGTGGAGGCGGCGGAAGCTGCCGCGGCAGGCGGGGACACCACCGCAGTACTTGTGGCGGCCGCGGAGGCTGCCGAAGCCGGGGCGGTGGCCACGGACCCCCTGATCGCGCGCAAGGGCAGGGCAAGCTACCTGGGGGAGCGCAGCGCCGGGCACCGTGATCCCGGCGCGGCGTCGAGCGCCCTGCTGCTGCGTGCCGCGGCCACGGCCGCCGCTTCCCAGGAGTCTGC